The genomic window TTGATTATAAGGAAGACCTGTTTTTTAAGTACTACTGTGGCAGTGAGCATCTGGATGCCTTTAGATTCAGAAAGTTCCTGATAGAGAATATCACTCATCTGGATATGACGGATGCAAGAATCAGCAATACCGAACTGACAACTCTGTCCAAGACTGACAAGAGAATCATCATGGATACCTTAATCACAAAGGATGGCTATCAGGTAGATATGGAGATGCAGAATACAATATTGAATTCCTTTCTCAGCAAAAGGTTTCAGTACTATGCATGTAAGAGCATTGTGATACAGCTGGCAGATGGAGAAAAAGACTATGGTAAGCTTAAGGAGTTCTATCTGATTATCTTTATCAATGAAGATAATGTTCATCTCATCAATCATGGAACCCTGAGATATGAGGATGGAAAGCAGATGAGAGACTGTGTGATACATATCTACTATGTGAATCTCAAAGCGATAAACAAAATAGCAGGACAAAGGAAACTAAGCGAGTTTGAGGCAGTGATCTATCTTATGGCAAACAATACAGTAGAAAACATTGAATATGAAGAAAAGGAAGGGATGGTCCAATATATGGAAAGAAGCTATGAAATGTTTAAAGCAGATGGAGCGTTAATTAGAGAGTTGCTGGAGGAAAGAGAAAAAGAGTTCTTTCATGCGATGGAACTTAATGAAACAAGACAAGAAGGTGAAGAAAAAGGGAAAAGATATGGCATGGTTAATTTATTAAGTCGAATGATCATGAAGAAATATCATAAAGATGCAACAGATTATCTAAAGCAATGTAATGAAGATGAATTAGAAAGAATAAGTGATTTAATGAATGATAATGTACCTTATGAAAAATTGGTTGAACAGTATATAAAAGAATAAAGTGAAAGACTATAGACTTCAAAAAAGCATAATGAAGTGTATAGTCTTTTTTGATTTAAAGTACTAAATCTAACCTTTTTTGCATATGTTAAGTTGTATAGTTATAGGAGGAAGAGATAGTGAATAATAATGCTAAGATTGTTATGAAAGTGATTATAGTGATCGTGATATTGTTGAATCTTCCTTTTCAAAAGGTTTATAGCGAGAATATTGAAAATGTTGTCTCATCACTTACAACAACGGATGTTAAGAAACAGTCTAATGGAAAATCAATTTATATCTATAACACACATCAAGGAGAAAAATATGCAACAAATTCAGTTAAAGAAGGGAGTCGATATTTAATGCAATTATTACAAAATAGAGGATATCAAGTTGATTATGAAACAACTGATTTTGAACTATATAAAACAAAAAATCATATTAATTATGCTTATTCTTATACTGTTTCTAAAAAATATTTAAACAATGCCTTAAAGGAACATGGAAATTATGATCTTGTTATTGATTTTCATCGTGATTCAGTCAAAAAATCTTTAACAACCATTACCGTAGACAATAAAGATTATGCGAAATTAATGTTTGTTGTGGGAAAAGGAAGCGATAATTATCCATCTGTCAATAAATGCTGTGAAAAAATGTCAAGTATGCTTAATGAGAAAATACCTAAAATATCACGAGGTGTCATGTTAAAACAAAGTCATTATAATCAAGGTGTCACAAAAAATATGGTCTTGATTGAAGTTGGAGCCAATGAAAACACATATGAAGAGATTCAAAATTCTTTAAATATATTAGCTTTAGTTATAGATGAGTATTTAAGTGCATGAAACAATTTATGACAGATTTATGTTTGGTCTTATTAGTCATATGTGTTTTAGCTTTATTTTTTGATGATAACAAAGTATCACAAACAATGTTTCAAAGATCAATTGATAATTTTGAAGAAACATTATCATCAGGAGAAGTTGCCCAAAATCAATATGTCACAATTCAGGATTCATCAGATAATCAAGTATCTTCTTTATTAAAAACAATCAGCCAAGGATGTATTCATATTATTGAATTCATAGCAACTATTTTTTCTAATTTTGTAAGTTTGATTCTAACTGATATTTTTTATTTATAAAATGTTAATGAGAATTCACATACATTAACATTTTTTTGCTTATCAGTGAAAACATACTATAAAAATAAAAAAATTCATATATTGTTTTTCATTATAATGGTAATACTCATGAAATAGGCGGAATCAATGAAAAGACTTGTCATCAATCTTGTTTTAACGTAAAATGAGGAAGAAGATAAGAAGAAAGTGAGTGGTATAAATGAGTCAAGAAAGAATTGTTTTTATGGGAACAGCTTCTTTTTCATTAGCAGTTTTAAAAATGTTATTGAAAGAAAAATATAATGTTGTAGGTGTTGTTACACAACCTGATCGTTATGTTGGAAGAAAAAAAGTTTTAACGATGCCAGATGTCAAGATAGAAGCATTAAAATATGATATTCCCATTATTCAGCCTCATAAAATTAAAGAAGATTATCAAGCGGTTTTAGATTTAAAACCTGATTTGATTATTACAGCGGCCTATGGTCAAATCATTCCTCAAATCATTTTAGATGCACCAAAACTTGGCTGTATCAACGTTCATGCGTCATTATTACCATTATATCGAGGGGGAGCTCCTGTTCATCAATGTATTATTGATGGACAAGAAAAGACGGGTGTGACAATTATGTATATGGTCAAAAAAATGGATGCAGGGCATATTATTAGCCAAAAGGAAACAGCTATTTTAGATGATGATACAGTTGGTATTTTATATGATCGTTTAAGTGAGGTTGGAGCTTTACTGTTAAAAGAAACATTACCATCTATAATAGAAGGAACAAATAAAAGTTATCCTCAAGATGAAAGTCTGGTGACATATGCTCCTACCTTATCAAGAGAGGATGAACGGATTGATTGGAATTTAACTGCTAAACAAATTTATAATAAAGTCAGAGGCACAAATCCCTGGCCAGGTAGTTATACGACATATCTTGGAAAAGTTGTTAAAGTTTGGGCAGGAAAAATTCATCAATGTGACAATGCAATCAAACATCATGCTCATCAGGATAATGGAACAATTGTTAAAGTTTTTAAAGATGCTATTGGGGTCAAGGTTGATGATGGTGTTTATCTGATTACTGAATTCCAATTAGAAGGAAAAAAGAAAATGGCTGTCAAAGATTATTTAAATGGTCATAATATTTTTGAAGTGAATACAAAGTTTGAATAAGATAGTTATTTTCACATGACTATCTTTTCTTTTCATTGTATAATAAGAGTTACGAGGAGTGATAAAAATGCGAATGGTTGATTTGATTCAAAAAACAAGAGATGGCATAGAATTAACTGATGAAGAAATTCATTTTATCATTGATGGCTATGTGAAAGAAGACATTCCCGATTATCAAATGAGTGCATGGATGATGGCTATCTGTTTTCAGGGATTAAGTAAGAAAGAAACAGCAACTCTTACAAAAGAAATGATGCATAGTGGTGATGTCATTGATTTGAGTGCCATTCAAGGTATTAAAGTAGATAAACATAGTACTGGTGGTGTTGGCGATAAAACATCATTAGTGTTAGGACCAATTGTCGCAGCTTGTGGTGTTCCAGTTGCCAAAATGAGTGGGCGAGGATTAGGGCATACGGGAGGAACTTTAGATAAATTAGAGTCCATTCCTGGGCTGCATATCATGATAGATGAAGATGATTTTGTCAAACAAGTGAATGACTGTCATTTGGCGATTATTGGGCAAAGTGCTCATTTAGATCCAGCAGATAAAAAAATGTATGCATTACGTGATGTTACAGCAACGGTTTCTTGTATTCCTTTAATAGCATCTTCCATTATGTCTAAGAAGCTAGCAGCTGGCAGTGATGCAATATTATTAGATGTCAAATATGGTGATGGGGCCTTTATGAAAACGATTGAAGATGCAAAAATTTTAGCCCGTACCATGATTGAAATTGGCGATTCATTAGGTAAAGATACACGTGCAACGATATCTAATATGTCTCAACCTTTAGGAAATGCGATTGGTAATAGTTTAGAGGTAAGAGAAGCCATTGATACCTTAAATGGGCATGGGCCACATGATTTACTAGAACTCTGTTTACAAGCTGGTAGTCATATGCTGATTCAAGCGAAAAAAACTGATTCTTTAATCACGGCTAGAAAAATGTTAGAAGATACAATTCATAGTAAATCAGCTTTACGAGCATTATGTGCCATGGTGAAAGCTCAAGGTGGTGATGATGAATATATTCGTCATCCTGAAATGTTCGAAAAAGCCAAAGAAGTGATTGCTGTTCGTAGTATTAAAGAAGGCTATGTCAAAGAATTAGAAGCTATGGCTTTAGGACTTGTCAGCATGAAACTAGGTGGAGGACGCCAAACAACAGAAGATGAAATTGATCATAGTGTAGGTCTCATTCTTAATAAGAAAATTGGTGATTATGTTAAAAAAGATGAAGTATTGGTTTATGTTCATACCAACACAGGATTATCTTCTGCTTTAAAAGATGAGATATTAAATGCTTATCATTTGACTGATGAATTTGTCGCAAAACCAGAATTAATTGATGAAATCTTATCATAGGAGTCATTGTCTTTAAGACAGTGACTTTTATTTTCATTTTCTGTCGTTTTTCTTTTCATTATTGATAAGATTTTGTATAATAATTCAAGGTGGTGAATTATATGGGGAAGTTTTTATTTTATGATATTGATGGGACATTAATGGGAAAATCAAAACAAATCACTGAAAAAACAAAATGGGCCATTGAACAAGCGCAAAGAAATGGTCATAAAGCTTTTTTATGCACTGGAAGAGCACCAACATCTATTTCAGATGATTTAAAAGAAATTCCTTTTGATGGTATTGTTTGTAGTGCTGGTGGTTTTGTAATTGTGAATAATGAATTTATTTTCGAAAATTTTATGAATCAATATGTTTTATCAGAAGTCATGACATTATTTATTAATAATCATATTCTTTTTACTTTAGAATCAAAGGATGCATTATATCAAACACCAGGTGTTAATGAATTTTTTATGCAAAGACAACAATTAGATTTTAAAAACAATTTAGAGTTAGCTAGATTTTTTGAAATCAGACGTGCTAATGAAAACAGAAAACCAATTAAAGACTTTAATATTTTAAAAACAGGAATTACAAAAGTATGTTTTATTGCACCTGCAAAACAAGACTTTCAACGCTGTGTTCCTTTTTTAGAAGAATTCTTCAATATTGTCATATTTTCAAAAGCAGAAGATGATTTTATCAATGGTGAAATTATTTTAAAACATTGTACAAAAGCAGATGGCATTATTAAAGTTGTCAATCATTTCCATGGACAAATGAAAGATACGATTGGATTTGGTGATAGTATGAATGATTATCAAATGTTAGAAGAAGTCAATATTGGTGTGGTTTATGAAAATGCACCACAACATTTAAAAGATTTAGGTCAATATTATTTTACTGATCCTGATCAGGATGGAATTTATAAAGTCATGAAAGAAATGCAACTTATTAGCGATTGAAAATAATTTTTCAATCGTTTTTTATTTTCTATTCATATTTTGAAAAAGCTTTTTCAAATTCTTTAAACGCCCTTTCTTACTCATAAATACATGTTAAGATAGTCATGAAAGGAAGGTTTATATGAAAATATTACTTGTATGTAACGCTGGAATGTCAACCAGTATGCTTGTTTCACGTATGCAAAAAGCAGCTGAGAAAGAAAAATTGGAAGTTGAAATTAATGCAGTTCCTATTATGCAGGCTGAAAATATGTTGTCAGAATGGGATATTGTGATGCTTGGACCTCAAGTCCGACATCAGTTAAGCTATTTACAAAAGAAAGCCGATCATCAGACACCAATCTGTGTGATTGATATGCGTGATTATGGAATGATGAATGGTGAAAAAGTTTTAGCTGCTGCGTTAAAGGCCATTGGATAATCCAATGACCTTTTAATCAATATAGTTTTTTAATCGGTAAGATAGGAATTTATCATAATCACGATTAAAATAACACGCATATATACAATCTAATAAATATTGCAAAGAAGCTCTTGAAGAAAATGAAGCAATTTTCTCCTCTGAATCTTCATAAGAACAAAAATATAAATGATAATCAGCATATTGAGAGAGTTGATTTTCATGAGTTGAAGAAATGAGAATAACTTTTGCAGGAGTGGATTTTAAATCATACATGACATCCATTAGCCAAGGAGAACGATTGGCATAAGAAATAATCAATGCGACATCTCCTTGTTGACATGATGTAGCAGCCCAATGCTGATAGTATGACTGATTGTATAATTCAACACGTTGACCAATTTCCATCATATTTTGCTGAAAACTTTCAGCCATAAAGATGTTACCAACAGTGGGAAAAAGTAAAATATGTTGTGCCTGATAAAGCAGCTGAACAACTTTTAAAAATACATCTAAATCAATTAAATTAAAAGTCGATGTAAGTGTTTGTTCATAAAGTGATAACATCTGACTCATGATTTGATGATGTGTTGCATCTTTTTGAAAAGGATAATTATAATCTGTTTCTCTTTTTTCCTTTAAAAAAGCTTCATGTTGACTGGAAATAAACATTTTGAGTTGAGCTAATCCTGATAATTCAAGTTTTTCAATCACACGATATATGGTTGAAACAGAGACAAAACTTTTTTTAGCAAGTTGTTTAACATTACAGTCCATAACTTCTTGAGGATAATTGATGATGAAATTCACAAAAGTTTGTTCAGTTTCTGTAAAATCTGTAATTTGATTCATTTTTGTATATATATTCATAATGACACATCCTTACTTTTTCATTATAACAATCTTTTTCACTTTCTGATATAGAAAAAAATATCTTAATGAGAAAAATATCCATATGATGTTAAAAAGAAAGTTATAATAAATATAAATAAGGGAGGAAGATTATGAAGTATCGTTTAATTGCATGTGATTTAGATGAAACACTGTTAAATAGTGATCATCATGTTTGTCAAAGAAATGTTGAATTGATTCAAAAAGCTAAACAGCAAGGAGTAAAGTTTGTACCTGCAACAGGTAGATTATATCATTCTGTACAATCTACTTTAAAAGAGTTAGGTTTATATGACTTAGAAAATGAATATGTTTTATCAGCTAATGGTGCTGTTTTAACTGAAAATAAAAATAATCGTATTTTACAGTTTAAAGGTTTAACTTTTGATAAAACAAAAGAGATTTTTGAATTTGGTAAAAATAAAGATGTATGTATTGCTATTTATACATTACAGAATATTTATGTTTATCATTTAAATGAAAATGAAAAACAAAGAATGATGAATCAGGGAATTGATTATCAACTCATTGATGATCAGTCATTTGAAGATATTCAAAATGATGATATTGTAAAAGTTCTTTTTGAAACATTGGATATGGCTTATTTACAATCATTAGAACCAATGATGAAAGATATTATTGAAGGTGAAGTTGCTTTGAGTTATTCATCAGGAAGATATATGGAATTAAATCTATTAGGTGTTGATAAAGGACAGGGGTTAAGAGATTTGGCTCAATTATTAGATATTCCCCTTGTTCAAACGATAGCTGTAGGGGATAATTATAATGATCAGGATATGTTAGAAGCAGCAGGATTATCTGTAGCTGCTGGTAATGCTGTAGATGAAATAAAGAAAATTTGTGATTATACAACACAAGCTGATTGTAATAGTGGAGTTGTGGCTGAATTGATTGAAAAATTTATTTTATCTAAGGAATGAGTGTTGTAAAAAGAATTTTTGATTGATTTATGGTATGATAAGAATAGAAATGATGGAATGGGAGGAAATGAGTATGGATATTGTTTTATCAAGAATCTTAAAGTATTTAAATGGCTGTTTAGATAATGATCATATGTATAAGGTTGGATTATTTGTTGTTCATCATTATGTTGAAATGGAAGATTACTCATTAGATAAAATGTTACAGGTGGGTCATTTTACAAAAGCAGAAGTTTTAGATTTTTGTCAGCACTTAGGTTTTTCAACATATGAAGAATTTCAAGATGAATTGATAGCTGATTATATGTTACGTGTTTCTCAAATTCGTGCTCGTATGCTTGGGATTTCATCAGAACAACTCTTAGAACAGTTGGATTCGTCTTATTCAAAAGAAGAATTAGTGAAAGAACTGGAACAGATTTGTGAGTTGATTTTTAAGAATAAACGTGTCATTCTTATTGGTGCATTATATCCAATGAGTATAGCTGTTGAATTTCAGACAGATTTTATTACTTTTGGAAAAGAAGTTATTCAATATCATCATTTTATTGATGATTTCCAATTTCAAAAAGATGATGTTGTCATTTTTGTCAGTGCGACAGGAAGAACCTTACATGATTATTTAAAAGAAAGTGCTAATCAAAATATATCTGATGCACAAATTGTTTTAATGACACAAAATATTAAATATAAGAAAAAGAATGATTTAGGTGCAAATTATGTTATTCAGGTTCCTGGACGTTTTGATGGTATTCAATTTAATTATCAGATTATGATGATGTTTGATATTTTAAGAATTCGTTATTATCAGAAATATTATATTTAAAGACTTTAATGATTTCATTGAAGTCTTTTTTCTTGTATAATGAAGATAGGGGTGAAAGATATGAATATAGCGCTGATTGCTCATGATCAAAAAAAGGCTGAAATGATTGAATTTGTAAAAACATATGAAGATGTTTTGAAAAATCATCATTTGTATACGACTGGTACAACTGGTTTAAGAATTATGGAAAATACAAATTTAAAAGTTCAACGTTTTTTATCTGGTCCTTATGGTGGTGATCAACAAATAGGTGCTTATGTAGCAGAAGGCAAAATCGATTGGGTCATTTTCTTTAGAGATCCTTTAACAGCACAACCACATGAGCCAGATGTTAGTGCGCTTATGAGACTTTGTGATGTCCATCAAGTTCCACTCGCTTCTAATCAGGCTGCTGCTCAGTTAATGATGAAAGGTCTTATGAAATGATTTGTCCATATTGTCATCAAACGATGCAAATAGGATTTATACAAAGTGAAAAAGATTTGGTTTGGACACCACAAGGAGAAGTCGCAAATGTGTTTGTGAATAGGTTTAAAAAATATCAGATCCCACTGGTAAGAAGACATTTACTGAAAATGAGTCGTCTAAAAGTCTATCGATGTCAGAAATGTCAAATAGAAATAATTGATGAAAATGATTTAAAATGAGGAGGAAATCAATATGGAATATGAAATTATAGGAACACCACTTCCAGCTGTCGTGTGTTATTTAAAAAAAGGAGAGGTCATGTTAAGTGATAGTGGGGCAATGGCCTGGATGGATCCTTGTATGGAAATGGGAACAACAAGTAATGGAGGTATTGGAAAAGCATTTGGCAGAATGTTTTCTGGCGAAACGATGTTTTTAAATACTTACAGTGCCAAAGCAGATGGTAAAATTGCTTTTGCATCATCATTCCCAGGTGAAATTAGAAAATATGATATTGCACCAGGAAAAGAAATCGTTATCCAAAAATCATCTTTTTTGGCAAGTGAGCCAACTGTTGAAAGAAGTATTTTCTTTAATAAAAAAGCAATGACAGGTATTTTTGGTGGCGAAGGATTTATTATGAATAAATTATCTGGACAAGGTACAGTTTTTGTTGAAATTGATGGATCAACAGTGGAATATGACCTAGCACCAGGGCAACAGATTGTTGTTGATACAGGATATGTTGCAGTGATGGATGCAACATGTACAATGACAACACAATCAGTTCCAGGACTCAAGAATAAAATGTTTGGTGGCGAAGGTTTCTTTAATACAGTTGTGACTGGACCAGGACGTGTCGTTTTACAGACAATGCCAATTTCAGCCATTGCTGGAAGCTTAGCTCAGTTCTTCCCATCAGGTAAATAAGTCATACATATGTATGGCTTTTTCTGACTCATAAAGGAGGTTTGTTTGATGATTATTAATGCAAGTGCAAGAACAGATATTCCAGCCTATTATAGTGAGTGGTTTATGCATCGTTTAAAAGATGGGTATGTCTATGTCAGAAACCCTTATTATCCCACTCAAATCACTAAGTATTTATTAAATTCCGAAGTTGTTGATAGTATCATATTTTGTAGTAAAAATCCTCGTCCTATTTTATCCAAATTACAAGAATTAAAACCATATCACCCTTATTTTTTTGTGACTATAACACCTTATGGAAAAGAAATTGAACCACAGGTTCCACCTTATCAAGAAGTCATCAAAGATATTTGTCAAATATCTAAACAATTAGGAAGTCATTGTGTTTGTTTTCGATATGATCCCATTTTTCTCAATCAATATTATACAATTGAAAAACATATTGAAATCTTTGATGAAATGACAACCCAATTACAAGGATATGTGCATGATTGTGTAATCAGTTTTATTGATTTATATGCCAAAACAAAGAAAAATTTTCCAGGGATACAAGAAGTCACAATAGAAGATCAAAAAAGATTAGCAGCTGCCTTTGCAAAAATTGCCACTGATAAAGGAATTCATATCAAAACTTGTGCTGAAAGTTTTGATTTAAGTGAATATGGAATAACCCATGAAGGGTGTATCAATAGACAACTTTTAAAAGAAGTCACTGGATGTACGATGAAGGAATTGAAATCTCAGCCTTTAAGAAAAGAATGTCATTGTTATCCAAGTCGTGATATTGGTGAATATAATACTTGTATGCATGGTTGTTTATATTGTTATGCAAATGAAAATAAAAAGCAAGTGATTGAAAATTATCAGCGCCATGATCCCTTATCACCACTTTTAATTGGTCATGTTCATGATGATGACATCATCAAAGTCGCAAAACAAGAAAGTTATATAGAAAGGCAGTTATCATTAGATATATGAAAAAACAATGTGAAATACAGAGATTAAATGATGCTATTGAAGTTGATAAAGGAGATGGAACACATGTCTACTATCATATTTTTCCTGAGTATGAAATCCACCTTAATGAGATAATGCCTCATACGCTTCAGCAATGGCATTATCATTCTCAAATAGAAGAAGTGATTTTAGTTAATGAGGGACAATTAACATGTTATGAAGATAATCAGGGAGTCAAGAAACATATACTTTTCAAAGGAGATGTCATTTGTGTTCATCAATCTATCCATACTTTTGCAAATGAAACAGATCAGGTTGTTCAAATGACAGTTTTGAGATGTGTACCACAAGGCAAAGATCAAAGACAAATTATGAAAAATGATAAGACGCCTGTTACCAATAATAATCAAGATAAGAAAGGAATTAAAGAATGAAAGATTTAGAAAATATTTGTTTATCAGTTGAACATGATTTTGAAGGAAAATATCAGTCAGTTGCACCGGAAATTGTTCAAACATCATCATTTCAATTTCAAAACTTTGCACACTATGTGCAGGTGAATACTGCTCATGAGTTTGCTTATACTTATACAAGAGGAGACAATCCAACGCTTGAAATATTAGAAAAGAAAATAGCTCAATTAGAAGGGGCAGAGTGTGGAAGAAGTTTTGCCTCAGGAATGGGAGCCATTTCTGGAACGATTTTAAGTTTAGTTCAAAAAGGTGATCATATTATTATTGTCAACACGGTCTATGGCTCAAGTGTAAAACTCATTCAACAACTTCAAAAGTTTGGTGTGGAAAGCACCAAAATAGATGTGCAAGATACAAAAGAGATCTTTACATATATCAAACCTGAGACAAAGATGATTTACTTTGAAAGTCCTTCTTCACAAAGATTTGAAATGTTGGATTTAGAATTGATAGCTAATGTTGCTAAAGAAAAAAATATCTATACAGTGATAGATAACACATGGGCAACACCGTTATTACAAAATCCATTAAAACATGGCATTGATGTTGTTATTCATTCTTGTTCAAAATATATTGGTGGTCATAGTGATATTGTTGGAGGAATCGTTTTATGCCGCCAGGAGATTATGCAATATATAGATGATTTTGCACATATTTTATTAGGGGCAACGATGTCTCCTATGAATGCATGGCTAGCTATTCGAGGATTAAGAACTTTACCAGTTCGTTTGAAAGCACAAGAAAAGTCAGTATTAGAAGTCATTGATTTTTTAAAACAAGATATAAGAATAGAAAGAATTTTTCATCCTACTTGTAATGGTGAAAAGCAACAAGCTCTAGCAAACCGTTATTTAAAAGGATATGGCAGCTTGTTAGGGGTTGTTTTAAAAGATGCTTCTCCTGATGTCATTGAAAGATTTGTAGATGCTTTACATCATTTTACATTAGCTTATAGCTGGGGTGGTTTTGAAAGTTTGATTTTACCTGTCTTTAAAGGAAATAATCAGGCAGAATTGAAACAACGTGGTTTGGCTATGGGGCAATTAAGAATGTATATTGGTCTTGAAGAAACTGAGATTCTCATTGATGATTTAAAACAAGCATTGGATTATGCTTACAATAAAGATTAAATTATTCATAATTTTTTCATGATATTGTGACAATAATGAATAGAGTAACCATTCAATTGATATCCAATTGTATCTATTTCTAAATCCCTTAAAATGAAAGTATATTCAAAAAGGGAGGAAAGAATATGGATGTTTTTGCTGATAAGCTTGGACGTGTTGGAGCTTGGTGTGGCCAAAATAAATATTTGACTGCTATCAAAAATGCGTTCCAAAATTTTATGCCTGCAACAATTGCAGGTGCGATTGGTGTTCTTTGGACAAATGTTCTAGTGAACGATAATGTTGTCGAAGGAAATGCTCAAGGTTTAGGCGGAATATTTAGTCCTATTATGGCACTAGAACCAATCAATACTGTATTTTCTGCAATTCAATTTTGTACAATTTCTTGCATATCAATCGGGATTGTTATGTTAGTTGCTCAAGAAATTGGTGAAGCAAATGGGGAAAGTGGACCATTTCCATCAGTTTTAGGATTTATGGCATGGGCGGTGGTTACACCAACAACTTATGTAGCAACTGAGTTAGTTAGTGGTTTAAGTGATGCTGCTGGTCAATCTTTAACAATTGGAAATATTGTTGAGAATGCTGGAGGAAAACTAGCAGACGTGGGAACATTTTCAGGATTTAGCGCTGATTATATTGGAGCAACCGGTTTATTTACAGCCTTGATCATTGGAATTGGTGCACTTGAGATTTATGGACTTTTTAGAAAAATGGATGCTTTAAAAATCAAAATGCCTGATCAAGTTCCACCAGGAGTTGCCCGTGCTTTTGAAATTTTAATTCCAACATTTTTAACATTGCTGTGTGTTGGTATAATAGGATGGGCTGTTCAGCTAATTACAGGACAATATCTTAATGATATCATTAAAACTGCAATACAAGAGCCACTTATTAATATTGTTGGTGAAAATGTTATTGGTATATGTTTA from Candidatus Stoquefichus sp. SB1 includes these protein-coding regions:
- a CDS encoding MurR/RpiR family transcriptional regulator, yielding MIRIEMMEWEEMSMDIVLSRILKYLNGCLDNDHMYKVGLFVVHHYVEMEDYSLDKMLQVGHFTKAEVLDFCQHLGFSTYEEFQDELIADYMLRVSQIRARMLGISSEQLLEQLDSSYSKEELVKELEQICELIFKNKRVILIGALYPMSIAVEFQTDFITFGKEVIQYHHFIDDFQFQKDDVVIFVSATGRTLHDYLKESANQNISDAQIVLMTQNIKYKKKNDLGANYVIQVPGRFDGIQFNYQIMMMFDILRIRYYQKYYI
- a CDS encoding Cof-type HAD-IIB family hydrolase, which gives rise to MGKFLFYDIDGTLMGKSKQITEKTKWAIEQAQRNGHKAFLCTGRAPTSISDDLKEIPFDGIVCSAGGFVIVNNEFIFENFMNQYVLSEVMTLFINNHILFTLESKDALYQTPGVNEFFMQRQQLDFKNNLELARFFEIRRANENRKPIKDFNILKTGITKVCFIAPAKQDFQRCVPFLEEFFNIVIFSKAEDDFINGEIILKHCTKADGIIKVVNHFHGQMKDTIGFGDSMNDYQMLEEVNIGVVYENAPQHLKDLGQYYFTDPDQDGIYKVMKEMQLISD
- a CDS encoding pyrimidine-nucleoside phosphorylase; the encoded protein is MRMVDLIQKTRDGIELTDEEIHFIIDGYVKEDIPDYQMSAWMMAICFQGLSKKETATLTKEMMHSGDVIDLSAIQGIKVDKHSTGGVGDKTSLVLGPIVAACGVPVAKMSGRGLGHTGGTLDKLESIPGLHIMIDEDDFVKQVNDCHLAIIGQSAHLDPADKKMYALRDVTATVSCIPLIASSIMSKKLAAGSDAILLDVKYGDGAFMKTIEDAKILARTMIEIGDSLGKDTRATISNMSQPLGNAIGNSLEVREAIDTLNGHGPHDLLELCLQAGSHMLIQAKKTDSLITARKMLEDTIHSKSALRALCAMVKAQGGDDEYIRHPEMFEKAKEVIAVRSIKEGYVKELEAMALGLVSMKLGGGRQTTEDEIDHSVGLILNKKIGDYVKKDEVLVYVHTNTGLSSALKDEILNAYHLTDEFVAKPELIDEILS
- a CDS encoding PTS sugar transporter subunit IIB, with product MKILLVCNAGMSTSMLVSRMQKAAEKEKLEVEINAVPIMQAENMLSEWDIVMLGPQVRHQLSYLQKKADHQTPICVIDMRDYGMMNGEKVLAAALKAIG
- a CDS encoding MurR/RpiR family transcriptional regulator produces the protein MNIYTKMNQITDFTETEQTFVNFIINYPQEVMDCNVKQLAKKSFVSVSTIYRVIEKLELSGLAQLKMFISSQHEAFLKEKRETDYNYPFQKDATHHQIMSQMLSLYEQTLTSTFNLIDLDVFLKVVQLLYQAQHILLFPTVGNIFMAESFQQNMMEIGQRVELYNQSYYQHWAATSCQQGDVALIISYANRSPWLMDVMYDLKSTPAKVILISSTHENQLSQYADYHLYFCSYEDSEEKIASFSSRASLQYLLDCIYACYFNRDYDKFLSYRLKNYID
- a CDS encoding Cof-type HAD-IIB family hydrolase; its protein translation is MKYRLIACDLDETLLNSDHHVCQRNVELIQKAKQQGVKFVPATGRLYHSVQSTLKELGLYDLENEYVLSANGAVLTENKNNRILQFKGLTFDKTKEIFEFGKNKDVCIAIYTLQNIYVYHLNENEKQRMMNQGIDYQLIDDQSFEDIQNDDIVKVLFETLDMAYLQSLEPMMKDIIEGEVALSYSSGRYMELNLLGVDKGQGLRDLAQLLDIPLVQTIAVGDNYNDQDMLEAAGLSVAAGNAVDEIKKICDYTTQADCNSGVVAELIEKFILSKE
- the spoIIP gene encoding stage II sporulation protein P, whose amino-acid sequence is MNNNAKIVMKVIIVIVILLNLPFQKVYSENIENVVSSLTTTDVKKQSNGKSIYIYNTHQGEKYATNSVKEGSRYLMQLLQNRGYQVDYETTDFELYKTKNHINYAYSYTVSKKYLNNALKEHGNYDLVIDFHRDSVKKSLTTITVDNKDYAKLMFVVGKGSDNYPSVNKCCEKMSSMLNEKIPKISRGVMLKQSHYNQGVTKNMVLIEVGANENTYEEIQNSLNILALVIDEYLSA
- the fmt gene encoding methionyl-tRNA formyltransferase, which encodes MSQERIVFMGTASFSLAVLKMLLKEKYNVVGVVTQPDRYVGRKKVLTMPDVKIEALKYDIPIIQPHKIKEDYQAVLDLKPDLIITAAYGQIIPQIILDAPKLGCINVHASLLPLYRGGAPVHQCIIDGQEKTGVTIMYMVKKMDAGHIISQKETAILDDDTVGILYDRLSEVGALLLKETLPSIIEGTNKSYPQDESLVTYAPTLSREDERIDWNLTAKQIYNKVRGTNPWPGSYTTYLGKVVKVWAGKIHQCDNAIKHHAHQDNGTIVKVFKDAIGVKVDDGVYLITEFQLEGKKKMAVKDYLNGHNIFEVNTKFE